The window GCAACCTCGCCCCCGACGGAGCCGTGGCCAAGATAACGGGAAGGGAAGGAGAAAAATTCAGCGGTGTAGCCCGTCCGTTTGATTCCGAGGAGGAGGCCTTGGAAAAGATCCTCGATGGGACCATTAAAAAGGGAGACGTGGTTGTTATCCGCTACGAAGGACCCAAGGGGGGGCCGGGAATGCGCGAGATGCTCGCTCCCACGGCAGCCATCATGGGAAGGGGGTTAGGCAAAGATGTCGCGCTGATTACCGATGGGAGGTTTTCTGGAGGTACACACGGTTTTGTCGTCGGGCATATTTGTCCCGAGGCCGCCGTTGGCGGGCCCTTGGCCGTCGTCGAAGAGGGCGATACAATCACCATCGACGCCCAAAACAAGGAAATTACCCTGCATGTCAGTCCCGATGTTCTTCAAAGCCGGCTGTCCCGGTGGACACCCCCGCCCCTCAAGGTCAAAGGGGTGTTGTACAAGTTCGCCAAGACGGTAAGCCAAGCCAACCTGGGGGCGGTGACCGATCTTTTTTGAGGGGATTGTAAAAAAATCCCTTCCCCATAGTCTTTCTCCAAGACAATTTTTCTTAGGATGAAAGAGTGTTCAAAAGAAGGGATCGTTGTTGTAGGCGGGGGACTGGCGGGATCGGAGGCAGCCTGGCAGATAGCCCAAAAAAATATTCCCGTCTTCCTTTATGAAATGCGCCCTTTTGAACCTACGGGTGCCCACTCTACAGGCCACCTTGCCGAAATAGTCTGCAGCAATTCTTTAGGTTCGAACCTGCTGAGCAATGCTTCGGGTTTACTTCTCCAAGAACTGCGCATTTTCAATTCCCTTCTTGTCAGGATTGCCGACAGTTGTGCCCTGCCAGCAGGAAAAGCCCTGGCCGTGGACAGGGAACGTTTTTCTCTGGCCGTCACCCGGCATCTCTTAAAGCATCCCTTGATCACCGTTATCCGCAAGGAGTTGATCGAGTTGCCCAAGGATAGCCTTTGCGTCGTCGCCACCGGCCCCTTGACCAGTCCGCGCTTTGCCCAGGCACTGCAAAGCTTGCTCCAATCCCCTTTCCTCTATTTTTACGATGCCCTTTGCCCCCTCATCGAGGCCTCTTCCATCGATTTTCAACACCTCTTCGTTGCTTCCCGCTACTCCGATCCCTCAAGCCCCGGCGATTACCTCAACTGTCCTCTCAGCGAAGAACAGTACAGGGAGCTGTGCCACGAACTCGCCCACGGGGAAAGAGTCAAGCTCCGCGAATTTGAAAAAGAGATTTTTTTCGAAGGCTGCCTTCCCATCGAAATCATGGCTCAAAGAGGGCCCGACACCTTGAGGTTCGGCCCTTTGCGTCCTACCGGCTTGATCGATCCGAAGACAAAAAAAAGACCCTATGCCGTTGTCCAGCTCAGGCAAGACAACGTCGCCGCTACTCTTTACAACATGGTGGGTTTTCAAACCAATCTTACCTTCAAAGAACAGGATAGGATCTTTCGGATCATCCCGGCATTAAAAAATGCCCATTTCATCCGTTATGGGCAGCTTCATCGTAATACCTTCATCAATTCGCCAAGGGTCCTATTGCCTACCCTCCAATTTAGGGCAAATCCCCTTCTTTTGTTTGCCGGGCAGCTTGCAGGCTGCGAAGGCTACGCAGGCAACATCGCCAGCGGCCTGGTCGCCGGTATCAAT is drawn from Methylacidiphilum infernorum V4 and contains these coding sequences:
- the trmFO gene encoding methylenetetrahydrofolate--tRNA-(uracil(54)-C(5))-methyltransferase (FADH(2)-oxidizing) TrmFO, yielding MKECSKEGIVVVGGGLAGSEAAWQIAQKNIPVFLYEMRPFEPTGAHSTGHLAEIVCSNSLGSNLLSNASGLLLQELRIFNSLLVRIADSCALPAGKALAVDRERFSLAVTRHLLKHPLITVIRKELIELPKDSLCVVATGPLTSPRFAQALQSLLQSPFLYFYDALCPLIEASSIDFQHLFVASRYSDPSSPGDYLNCPLSEEQYRELCHELAHGERVKLREFEKEIFFEGCLPIEIMAQRGPDTLRFGPLRPTGLIDPKTKKRPYAVVQLRQDNVAATLYNMVGFQTNLTFKEQDRIFRIIPALKNAHFIRYGQLHRNTFINSPRVLLPTLQFRANPLLLFAGQLAGCEGYAGNIASGLVAGINAARIFQGREPVVFPRQTMIGELLWYITHADPEHFQPMKANFGLLCAAMEEPLPRDRTARDLLLSQRSLKKIEAFYQSLLE